In Salmonella enterica subsp. enterica serovar Typhimurium str. LT2, a single window of DNA contains:
- the eutE gene encoding putative aldehyde oxidoreductase in ethanolamine utilization (ethanolamine utilization protein EUTE. (SW:EUTE_SALTY)) gives MNQQDIEQVVKAVLLKMKDSSQPASTVHEMGVFASLDDAVAAAKRAQQGLKSVAMRQLAIHAIREAGEKHARELAELAVSETGMGRVDDKFAKNVAQARGTPGVECLSPQVLTGDNGLTLIENAPWGVVASVTPSTNPAATVINNAISLIAAGNSVVFAPHPAAKKVSQRAITLLNQAVVAAGGPENLLVTVANPDIETAQRLFKYPGIGLLVVTGGEAVVDAARKHTNKRLIAAGAGNPPVVVDETADLPRAAQSIVKGASFDNNIICADEKVLIVVDSVADELMRLMEGQHAVKLTAAQAEQLQPVLLKNIDERGKGTVSRDWVGRDAGKIAAAIGLNVPDQTRLLFVETPANHPFAVTEMMMPVLPVVRVANVEEAIALAVQLEGGCHHTAAMHSRNIDNMNQMANAIDTSIFVKNGPCIAGLGLGGEGWTTMTITTPTGEGVTSARTFVRLRRCVLVDAFRIV, from the coding sequence ATGAATCAACAGGATATTGAACAGGTGGTGAAAGCGGTACTGCTGAAAATGAAAGACAGCAGCCAGCCGGCCAGTACTGTTCATGAGATGGGCGTTTTTGCCTCCCTGGATGACGCAGTGGCGGCAGCAAAACGGGCCCAGCAGGGGCTGAAGAGCGTGGCGATGCGCCAGCTTGCCATTCATGCCATTCGCGAAGCGGGCGAAAAACACGCCCGAGAATTAGCGGAACTTGCCGTCAGCGAAACCGGCATGGGACGCGTTGACGATAAATTTGCCAAAAACGTGGCGCAGGCGCGCGGCACGCCGGGCGTCGAGTGTTTATCTCCGCAGGTGCTGACCGGCGATAACGGCCTGACGCTGATTGAAAATGCACCGTGGGGCGTGGTGGCCTCGGTCACGCCGTCCACCAATCCGGCGGCGACGGTGATTAATAACGCCATCAGCCTGATTGCCGCAGGCAACAGCGTCGTGTTTGCCCCGCATCCGGCGGCGAAAAAGGTCTCTCAGCGGGCAATCACTCTCCTCAATCAGGCGGTGGTCGCCGCCGGTGGTCCGGAAAATTTGCTGGTCACCGTGGCGAACCCGGATATCGAAACCGCCCAGCGGTTGTTCAAATATCCCGGTATTGGCCTGCTGGTGGTGACTGGCGGCGAAGCGGTGGTGGACGCGGCGCGTAAACATACTAATAAACGCCTGATCGCCGCCGGTGCCGGCAATCCCCCGGTGGTGGTGGATGAGACCGCCGACCTGCCGCGCGCTGCACAATCCATCGTCAAAGGCGCGTCGTTTGATAACAACATCATCTGTGCCGACGAAAAAGTGCTGATTGTGGTGGATAGCGTCGCCGACGAGCTGATGCGTCTGATGGAAGGTCAGCACGCGGTGAAACTGACCGCCGCTCAGGCCGAACAGCTCCAGCCGGTGCTGCTGAAGAATATCGATGAACGCGGCAAAGGCACCGTCAGCCGTGACTGGGTCGGTCGTGACGCGGGCAAGATCGCCGCAGCCATCGGCCTGAACGTCCCGGATCAAACGCGCCTGCTGTTTGTGGAAACGCCCGCCAACCATCCGTTTGCCGTTACTGAAATGATGATGCCGGTACTGCCGGTGGTGCGGGTCGCCAACGTCGAAGAAGCCATCGCCCTGGCGGTTCAGCTTGAAGGCGGTTGCCACCATACGGCGGCGATGCACTCGCGCAATATCGACAACATGAACCAGATGGCGAACGCCATCGACACCAGCATTTTCGTCAAAAACGGGCCGTGCATTGCCGGGCTTGGATTGGGCGGAGAAGGCTGGACCACCATGACTATCACTACGCCAACCGGCGAAGGGGTGACCAGCGCGCGTACCTTTGTGCGGCTGCGTCGATGCGTGCTGGTGGATGCGTTTCGCATTGTATAA